The Saccopteryx leptura isolate mSacLep1 chromosome 2, mSacLep1_pri_phased_curated, whole genome shotgun sequence genome has a window encoding:
- the RD3 gene encoding protein RD3 gives MSLIPWFRWNEALPRLSSRSPAEMVLETLMMELSGQMREAERQQWERSHEVRKICTGVDYSWLASTPRATYDLSPGERLQLEDVCTKIHPSYCGPAILRFRQLMAEQEPEVQDVSRLFRSVLQEVLERMKQEEAAHKLTRQWSLRPRGGLALATFKTRARISPFASDIRTVSEDVERDMRSPPRTWSMPEFRASKQD, from the exons ATGTCCCTCATCCCGTGGTTCCGGTGGAACGAGGCCCTGCCCCGGCTGTCGTCCCGGAGCCCAGCTGAGATGGTGCTGGAGACACTCATGATGGAGCTGTCAGGGCAGATGCGCGAGGCCGAGAGGCAACAGTGGGAGCGCAGCCACGAGGTCAGGAAGATCTGCACTGGAGTGGACTACAGCTGGCTGGCCAGCACGCCCCGGGCCACCTATGACCTCAGCCCTGGTGAGCGGCTGCAGCTAGAGGATGTCTGCACCAAGATCCACCCGTCCTACTGTGGCCCTGCTATCCTCAG GTTCCGGCAGCTGATGGCGGAGCAGGAGCCCGAGGTGCAGGACGTGTCCCGGCTCTTCCGCTCGGTGCTGCAGGAAGTCCTGGAGAGGATGAAGCAGGAGGAGGCGGCCCACAAGCTGACTCGGCAGTGGAGCCTGCGGCCCCGCGGCGGCCTGGCGCTGGCCACCTTCAAGACCCGCGCACGCATCTCGCCCTTCGCCAGCGACATCCGGACCGTCTCGGAGGACGTGGAGCGGGACATGCGGTCGCCGCCCCGAACCTGGAGCATGCCCGAGTTCCGGGCATCCAAACAGGACTGA